CCCTCGGATGCGGTACGCAGCGCAACCGATGCCACCAGCGTTCCCGCCACTGCCGCGCCCACCATTGACAATCCTCGCCGGAGCTTAGAGACCAGTGGATTTGAAAGCACCTCGATGATCCGTGAACCAAGCTGGTATCCGGCCTGCGCTCCCCACACGCGCACTTGAAAAAGCGGCCCATTATAGAGGAGGAGGCAGCCGATGGCAATGGCCGCCCAGAATTCGATCCGGGGTTGCCACAAGAGGAACATCAGCCCCGCCGCGAAGATGATCGGTTTCCAGCGATCCCAGATCAGCATGTCCCCCACCATTCCCAGCGGGCCGCTGACCTCGCTTTGCCAATTGGCCAAACCTTCCGGATCGCGAACGGCATCCCCATCCTCGACGCGTTTCAGCAGAGCTCCGGCGGCGAGAGTCGAAAGTACCGGGTGCGAGTTGAAGAATCCCGCGCAGGCTTGGACGTTCCGGCTGAGATCGGATTTTCGCCGTAGCCACGGCCAGAGCGTGAAAAGATAGCCCGCTCCCTGCATCGTGCGGTAGCTCAGCAGCACCTGTAC
This sequence is a window from bacterium. Protein-coding genes within it:
- a CDS encoding PTS system mannose/fructose/sorbose family transporter subunit IID, which gives rise to MGLTVRETWRLALRSLFVQVLLSYRTMQGAGYLFTLWPWLRRKSDLSRNVQACAGFFNSHPVLSTLAAGALLKRVEDGDAVRDPEGLANWQSEVSGPLGMVGDMLIWDRWKPIIFAAGLMFLLWQPRIEFWAAIAIGCLLLYNGPLFQVRVWGAQAGYQLGSRIIEVLSNPLVSKLRRGLSMVGAAVAGTLVASVALRTASEG